Below is a genomic region from Sulfitobacter sp. OXR-159.
CCGTGGCCCGTGTCAACGATGAGGTCATCACCGGTTACGAAGTCCAGCAGCGGCAGCGTTTCATGCAGCTGATCGGCGCACCGGGAACGGATACCAACAGCGTGATCGACAGTCTGATCGACGACCGGCTGCGCGGGCAAGTGCTTGACCAAGCCGGGCTCGAAGTCACGCCAGAGGGCATTCAATCCGGCATGTCCGAATTTGCCAGCCGCGCTGATCTGACGACCGAAGAATTTCTCAAGGTTCTGGGTCAGGCGCAGATCTCGGAAGAGACCTTTCGTGACTTCATCGTGATCAGCGCCGCGTGGCGTGATCTGATCCGCGCGCGCTATAATGGCCGTGTCGACATCACCGACGAAGAGGTCGACCGCGCCCTTGGCAGCAGCCGGGGCAACAATGGCCTGCGCGTGCTTTTGTCCGAGATCATCATCCCCGCCCCGCCGCAAAACGCCGATCAGGTGAATGCGCTGGCCGAGCGGATCGCGCAGAGCCGGACTGAGGCTGAGTTCTCGTCCTATGCGAGCCAATATTCCGCCACCGCCTCACGCGGGCGCGGCGGCAAGATGCCTTGGACCCCGCTTGAAAATCTGCCCGCCAGCCTGCGCCCGATCCTGCTGGCGCTTGCCCCCGGTGAGGTGACGGCCCCGCTGCCGATCCCCAATGCCGTGGCCCTGTTCCAGCTGCGCGGCATCGAAGAGACTGGCAAGCCCAGCGTTGAATATTCCGAGATTGACTACGCCGCCTATTACATCCCCGGTGGCCGGTCCGAGGCCGCCCTGTCGCGCGCGGCGCAGCTGCGCGGTCAGGTAGATCAATGTGATGACCTTTACGGTGTTGCCAAGGGCCAGCCTGCCAATGTGCTCGACCGCGGTTCAAAGGCACCGGCAGAGATTCCGCAGGACGTGGCCATCGAACTGGCCAAACTCGACCCCGGCGAAGTCTCGACCACGCTGACCCGTGCCAATGGGGAGACCTTGGTGTTCCTCATGCTGTGCAACCGCACCACGGCGGCCAATGCCGATGTGAACCGCGACGCGGTGGTAAGCTCAATCCGGCAGCGCAAGCTTGAGGGCTACGCCACGCAACTGTTGGAACAGGCCCGCGCCGAAGCCCGTATCACCCGCCAATGAGCAGCCCCTCCCGGCCGGTGGCCATCACCTGCGGTGAACCCGCAGGTATCGGCCCAGAGATCGCCGCCCGTGCTTGGGCGGCGCTTTCGTCTGACATCCCGATGTTCTGGATCGGCGACCCGCGCCACCTGCCCACGG
It encodes:
- a CDS encoding peptidylprolyl isomerase, whose translation is MWEVTKQTVRAGIRGTAALAFAVVVGQSAAAQNLFAPVARVNDEVITGYEVQQRQRFMQLIGAPGTDTNSVIDSLIDDRLRGQVLDQAGLEVTPEGIQSGMSEFASRADLTTEEFLKVLGQAQISEETFRDFIVISAAWRDLIRARYNGRVDITDEEVDRALGSSRGNNGLRVLLSEIIIPAPPQNADQVNALAERIAQSRTEAEFSSYASQYSATASRGRGGKMPWTPLENLPASLRPILLALAPGEVTAPLPIPNAVALFQLRGIEETGKPSVEYSEIDYAAYYIPGGRSEAALSRAAQLRGQVDQCDDLYGVAKGQPANVLDRGSKAPAEIPQDVAIELAKLDPGEVSTTLTRANGETLVFLMLCNRTTAANADVNRDAVVSSIRQRKLEGYATQLLEQARAEARITRQ